The proteins below come from a single Arthrobacter crystallopoietes genomic window:
- the glpK gene encoding glycerol kinase GlpK — protein MSDYILAIDQGTTSSRAIIFDHAGQIVSTGQKEHRQIFPQPGWVEHDAVEIWDNTREVIGNALARANLTRHNTAAVGITNQRETTVVWDRNTGQPVYNAIVWQDMRTQPICDALAADGGSDRFKATTGLPLSPYFAGTKLKWILDNVEGARAKADAGELLFGTTDSWVLWNLTGGTDGGVHVTDVTNASRTLFMDLKTLAWDRSILEAFDVPASLLPEIKSSAEVYGTVHGSQLLRHVPVAGILGDQQAATFGQAAFDAGEAKNTYGTGCFVIVNTGSEIVESANGLLTTVAYKIGDDAPRYAIEGSIAVAGSLVQWLRDNLGIIGSAGEVEELASSVPDSGGAYFVPAFSGLFAPYWRSDARGALVGLTRFVTKAHIARAALEATAFQTREVLEAVNADSAVPLAELKVDGGMVANDALMQFQADILGVPVIRPRVAETTALGAAYAAGLAVGFWQDLAELRSNWIQDRRWEPQLDSSERDRQLRLWKKAVTRTFDWVDEDVR, from the coding sequence TTGTCCGACTACATTCTGGCGATCGACCAGGGGACCACGTCCTCGCGGGCCATAATTTTTGACCATGCAGGGCAGATCGTTTCGACCGGCCAGAAGGAACACCGGCAGATTTTTCCGCAGCCAGGCTGGGTGGAACATGATGCGGTGGAAATCTGGGACAACACCCGCGAGGTCATTGGCAACGCGCTGGCCCGTGCCAATCTGACCCGCCACAATACTGCCGCCGTAGGCATCACCAACCAGCGCGAAACCACTGTGGTGTGGGACCGGAACACCGGCCAACCGGTTTACAACGCCATCGTGTGGCAGGATATGCGCACCCAGCCTATCTGCGACGCCCTGGCCGCTGACGGCGGCAGCGACCGGTTCAAGGCAACTACCGGACTGCCGCTTTCGCCGTACTTCGCCGGAACGAAGCTGAAATGGATTCTGGACAATGTGGAGGGCGCCCGGGCCAAGGCCGACGCCGGCGAGCTCCTTTTCGGCACCACGGACAGTTGGGTGCTGTGGAACCTGACGGGTGGAACGGACGGCGGAGTCCACGTCACGGACGTCACGAACGCTTCCCGGACGCTGTTCATGGACTTGAAGACGCTTGCCTGGGACCGGTCGATCCTCGAGGCTTTCGACGTGCCCGCTTCCCTGCTCCCGGAAATCAAGTCTTCTGCCGAGGTGTACGGCACGGTCCATGGATCCCAGCTGCTGCGGCACGTTCCCGTTGCCGGGATTCTTGGCGACCAGCAGGCAGCGACTTTCGGACAGGCGGCTTTCGACGCCGGGGAAGCCAAGAACACATACGGAACCGGCTGTTTTGTCATCGTCAATACCGGCAGCGAAATCGTTGAATCCGCGAACGGCCTGCTGACCACCGTCGCCTACAAGATCGGCGACGACGCGCCGCGCTATGCCATTGAAGGTTCGATAGCTGTTGCCGGGTCGCTGGTTCAGTGGCTGCGGGACAACCTGGGCATCATTGGTTCGGCCGGGGAAGTCGAGGAGCTGGCTTCCTCGGTACCCGACAGTGGCGGCGCATACTTCGTGCCCGCATTTTCCGGCCTCTTTGCTCCCTACTGGCGTTCCGATGCCCGCGGAGCCTTGGTGGGGCTGACGCGGTTCGTCACGAAGGCACACATCGCCAGGGCCGCCCTGGAGGCCACTGCATTCCAGACCCGCGAAGTGCTGGAAGCGGTCAACGCGGATTCGGCCGTTCCGCTTGCGGAATTGAAGGTCGACGGCGGGATGGTTGCCAACGATGCGTTGATGCAATTCCAAGCAGACATTCTTGGCGTCCCCGTCATCCGGCCCAGGGTCGCCGAAACTACGGCACTGGGCGCGGCCTATGCAGCGGGGCTGGCCGTGGGATT
- a CDS encoding aldo/keto reductase has protein sequence MGTADKTALNNGVLMDQLGFGLYKVPPQDAAGLCYQALESGYRHFDTAALYANEAGVGEAIRRFTAEEPEFSRDDIFVTSKVWNDSHGYDAALRAFDASLAMLGLDYLDLYLIHWPQPERALYVDTYRALERLYHEGRVRAIGVSNFQPAHLEELLKNCDVVPAVNQIELHPWLQQEQLRELHAAHGIRTVAWSPLGRGKVLSDPVVAELAQELGRTPAQIVLRWHLQLGNVAIPKASSLQRIQENFKVWDFALDPAAMQRLGGLERNGRIGSHPDEVN, from the coding sequence ATGGGAACGGCAGATAAGACGGCGCTGAACAACGGCGTCCTGATGGACCAGCTGGGCTTCGGACTGTACAAAGTTCCGCCGCAGGACGCCGCCGGACTGTGCTACCAGGCATTGGAATCCGGCTACCGGCATTTCGACACTGCCGCTCTGTACGCCAACGAGGCCGGCGTGGGTGAGGCGATCCGCCGGTTCACCGCCGAGGAACCGGAATTCAGTCGCGACGACATTTTCGTCACCAGCAAGGTATGGAATGACAGCCACGGCTACGACGCGGCGCTGCGCGCCTTTGACGCATCGCTGGCCATGCTAGGGCTCGACTACCTCGACCTGTACCTGATCCATTGGCCGCAGCCGGAACGGGCACTGTACGTGGACACCTACCGCGCCCTGGAACGCCTCTACCATGAGGGACGCGTCCGGGCCATCGGCGTTTCCAACTTCCAGCCGGCCCATCTTGAGGAATTGTTGAAAAACTGCGACGTGGTACCTGCGGTCAACCAGATCGAGCTCCATCCGTGGCTCCAGCAAGAGCAGTTGCGGGAGCTGCACGCCGCCCACGGAATCCGGACGGTCGCCTGGAGCCCCCTGGGGCGGGGAAAAGTGCTGTCCGACCCCGTGGTCGCGGAATTGGCTCAGGAGCTGGGCAGGACTCCGGCCCAGATAGTGCTGCGCTGGCATTTGCAGCTCGGCAACGTGGCCATCCCGAAGGCGAGCTCACTGCAGCGAATTCAGGAGAACTTCAAGGTGTGGGACTTCGCCCTCGATCCCGCAGCCATGCAGCGGCTCGGCGGGCTCGAGCGGAACGGCCGGATCGGTTCCCACCCGGACGAGGTGAACTAG
- a CDS encoding alpha/beta fold hydrolase: protein MPATKDRAVRRALNLDSGEVAYWEYPAQTPKGKSDILVVHGFRGDHHGLELVAQSLPGHRIVSPDLPGFGASAPFSGRRHSVESYAEFVADFAAALALGPDTVIIGHSFGSIIVSHQLAAHPGSFRAAVLINPISEPALKGPKAVASRLAEFYYYLAAKLPEKPGMRLLQHPLIVRVMSIMMAKTKDRQLRRYIHGQHDTYFSAFANRDVVLEAFRASISHDVLEVAPRLELPVLLIAGRKDDLGSVDSQQQLAAQLPDSHLEMIDGVGHLIHYEAPDIAAAMITEFLEGLER from the coding sequence GTGCCCGCCACCAAAGACCGTGCCGTCCGCCGTGCCCTCAATCTGGACTCGGGGGAAGTAGCCTACTGGGAGTACCCGGCCCAGACCCCGAAAGGTAAATCGGACATTCTGGTCGTTCATGGCTTCCGTGGCGACCACCATGGCCTGGAACTGGTCGCCCAGTCGCTCCCCGGGCACCGGATTGTCTCCCCCGATCTGCCCGGCTTCGGCGCCTCCGCACCGTTCTCGGGGCGCCGGCACAGCGTGGAAAGCTACGCGGAGTTCGTGGCGGACTTCGCAGCCGCTCTGGCACTGGGGCCGGACACCGTCATCATCGGCCATTCGTTCGGCTCGATTATCGTCAGCCATCAGCTGGCGGCACACCCGGGTTCGTTCCGGGCAGCCGTGCTGATTAATCCGATCAGCGAACCCGCTCTCAAGGGGCCGAAGGCGGTGGCCTCACGGCTCGCGGAATTCTACTATTACCTCGCGGCAAAGCTGCCCGAAAAGCCAGGAATGCGTCTGCTTCAGCACCCGCTGATTGTCCGGGTCATGAGCATCATGATGGCCAAGACCAAGGACCGGCAGCTGCGCCGGTACATTCACGGACAGCACGACACGTACTTCAGCGCCTTCGCCAACCGGGACGTTGTCCTCGAAGCGTTCCGGGCCTCCATTTCCCACGACGTTCTTGAGGTAGCGCCGCGGCTGGAACTGCCGGTGCTCCTGATCGCCGGCCGGAAGGACGATCTGGGCTCGGTGGACAGCCAGCAGCAGCTGGCGGCACAGCTGCCGGACAGCCATTTGGAAATGATCGACGGCGTGGGCCACCTCATCCACTACGAGGCGCCGGATATTGCGGCCGCCATGATCACCGAGTTCCTCGAGGGGCTGGAGCGGTGA
- a CDS encoding glycosyltransferase family 4 protein — MKLVVDARYTRTDQLDGISRYGSNLISAASKLTEVLMLINDERQLQFLPDNVPWVKINSPLSPAELLVARRINKLGADVVFCPMQTMGSFGRRYGLILTIHDLIYYRHPKPPGFLPLPVRLLWRVYHKAYWPQRLLLNRADTVATISRTTRSLLQQTRLTRREVRIVSNAAQPLGPPRDPSAAVGKDLLYMGSYMPYKNVETLVDAMALLPGYRLHLLSPIQAPRREELADRAADAAQLVFHNGISDGDYLHLLHEASALVTLSRDEGYGLPLIEAMAAGTPVIASDIPIFREVAENVALHVDPDDPEAFAAAVRELEDPERRRRASAEGVLRAAEYDWDSSAAQLVAAAEEVLARRRAG, encoded by the coding sequence GTGAAGCTTGTCGTCGACGCCCGTTATACGCGCACCGACCAGCTGGATGGCATCAGCCGCTACGGCTCCAATCTGATCTCGGCTGCCTCAAAACTGACCGAAGTGCTGATGCTCATCAACGACGAACGGCAGTTGCAGTTCCTGCCCGACAACGTCCCGTGGGTCAAGATCAACAGTCCCCTCTCCCCTGCCGAGCTCCTCGTGGCGCGCCGGATCAACAAACTGGGCGCCGACGTCGTTTTTTGTCCCATGCAGACCATGGGCAGCTTCGGCAGGCGCTACGGCCTGATACTGACCATCCACGATCTGATCTATTACCGCCACCCCAAGCCGCCGGGATTTTTGCCGCTGCCGGTCAGGCTGCTGTGGCGGGTCTACCACAAGGCGTACTGGCCGCAGCGCCTGCTGCTCAACCGGGCCGACACCGTTGCGACCATCAGCCGGACCACCCGGTCGCTGCTGCAGCAAACCAGGCTCACCCGGCGCGAGGTCCGGATCGTTTCCAACGCCGCCCAACCGCTGGGACCACCGCGGGATCCGTCGGCGGCCGTGGGCAAGGACTTGCTCTACATGGGGTCCTACATGCCCTACAAGAATGTGGAGACGCTGGTCGATGCGATGGCGCTGCTGCCCGGCTACCGGCTGCATCTGCTCAGCCCCATCCAAGCGCCGAGGCGCGAAGAGCTGGCGGACCGCGCGGCGGATGCCGCACAGCTGGTCTTCCACAACGGGATTTCCGACGGCGACTACCTGCACCTCCTGCACGAAGCCTCCGCGCTGGTCACGCTGTCCAGGGACGAAGGCTACGGGTTGCCGCTCATCGAGGCCATGGCCGCCGGAACACCCGTGATCGCCAGCGACATTCCCATTTTCCGGGAGGTCGCCGAAAATGTGGCGCTGCATGTGGATCCGGACGATCCTGAAGCCTTCGCCGCCGCGGTCCGCGAACTGGAGGATCCGGAACGGCGGCGTCGTGCATCGGCCGAGGGAGTGCTCCGCGCCGCAGAGTATGACTGGGACAGCTCGGCAGCGCAGCTGGTAGCGGCTGCCGAAGAGGTTCTGGCCAGGCGCCGGGCGGGCTAG
- a CDS encoding primosomal protein N' yields the protein MTDGSAPRDEAVQLSLLQGFASPAKPRGATVPAGENPVAEVLIESAVPHLDRVFDYLVPQEAAADAVPGARIKARFGGQEISGYIIGRKSEAAEGVRLSPLAKVVSAQPVLTPELLELAGALARRYAGTLSDVIRAAIPPRVAKVDKEFAAAGRLMPGAPAGKGPGRAEEPDPEAGADNAPAYAADPAVCFAGYRSAAAFLAHLAAGESPRAVLSSHKSYGPASWTRQLAAAVAATLTSGRGALVVVPDAKDLDLLGEALEATIGAEAFVRLSAEDGPTPRYRNYLNLLHGTVKVAIGTRSAAYAPVRELGLVAIWDDGDDLYVEQRAPYQHTREVLLLRAEQTGCAALLAGIARSTESQRLVETGWAQPLQADRPVLRTLTPRVVNTADTFQQERDPLLRHARLPQAAWRAAREGLEHGPVLVQVARTGFSPAMACQDCRTPARCTECQGPLGQPGHGTALTCRWCGRLAAHWRCGVCGSGRLRALVIGASRTAEELGRAFPGATVISSAGDHVKATVKAGKAVVVATPGAEPAVAGGYAAALLLDGNSLLSRESLRAPEDALRRWFTAASLVRPAAEGGTVVITADNDSVVGQLVRWDPAGAASRELALRRELQLPPALRIAAITGSTAGIETFMSGLDLPGDVRTVGPTELENYAAAAGHHRLLLFFSYQQGNTVTGALRARKAAVSAKRLAEPVQVRCDGLDLL from the coding sequence GTGACAGACGGATCAGCCCCACGGGACGAGGCCGTCCAGCTGTCTCTGCTGCAGGGATTCGCCTCGCCTGCCAAACCGCGCGGCGCCACCGTGCCAGCCGGCGAGAACCCGGTGGCCGAAGTTTTGATCGAGTCCGCGGTGCCGCATCTGGACCGCGTTTTCGACTATCTGGTTCCGCAGGAAGCCGCAGCGGACGCGGTCCCTGGGGCACGCATCAAAGCGCGTTTCGGCGGGCAGGAGATCAGCGGCTACATCATCGGACGCAAGTCAGAAGCCGCGGAGGGGGTCCGGCTCAGCCCGCTGGCGAAGGTAGTGTCCGCCCAGCCGGTCCTGACCCCGGAGCTGCTCGAGCTGGCGGGCGCGTTGGCCAGGCGGTACGCCGGCACGCTCAGCGACGTGATCCGGGCTGCGATCCCTCCGCGGGTGGCCAAGGTGGACAAGGAGTTCGCGGCAGCGGGCCGGCTCATGCCCGGGGCGCCGGCAGGGAAAGGGCCGGGGCGGGCTGAAGAGCCGGACCCGGAAGCCGGCGCAGACAACGCGCCAGCGTATGCTGCGGACCCGGCGGTTTGCTTTGCCGGCTACCGCAGCGCTGCTGCGTTTCTGGCACATCTGGCCGCCGGAGAGTCGCCACGGGCGGTACTTTCGAGCCATAAGTCCTACGGGCCTGCATCCTGGACACGCCAGTTGGCAGCGGCCGTAGCGGCGACGCTGACCAGCGGACGAGGTGCCCTGGTGGTTGTCCCTGATGCCAAGGATCTTGACCTGCTGGGCGAGGCGCTCGAGGCGACGATCGGTGCCGAGGCGTTCGTGCGGCTGAGCGCCGAGGACGGTCCGACCCCGCGCTACCGAAACTACCTGAATCTGCTGCACGGTACCGTCAAGGTCGCGATCGGCACCCGGTCCGCGGCCTACGCGCCGGTCCGTGAGCTGGGCCTGGTTGCGATCTGGGACGACGGCGATGATCTGTATGTCGAACAGCGTGCCCCCTACCAGCACACGCGTGAGGTCCTGCTGCTGCGCGCGGAGCAAACCGGCTGCGCCGCCTTGCTGGCAGGGATCGCCCGCAGTACGGAGAGCCAGCGGCTTGTTGAAACCGGCTGGGCCCAGCCCCTGCAGGCTGACCGGCCGGTGTTGCGTACACTCACGCCCCGGGTAGTCAACACCGCCGATACGTTCCAGCAGGAACGCGATCCTCTGCTCCGCCATGCGAGGCTTCCGCAAGCGGCATGGCGGGCAGCCAGGGAGGGACTCGAACACGGGCCTGTCCTGGTACAGGTCGCACGCACAGGCTTCTCACCGGCCATGGCCTGCCAGGACTGCCGCACACCGGCCCGCTGCACCGAATGCCAGGGACCGCTCGGGCAACCCGGTCACGGAACAGCTCTGACCTGCCGGTGGTGTGGCCGGCTGGCCGCTCACTGGCGCTGCGGTGTTTGCGGTTCGGGCAGACTGCGGGCATTGGTCATCGGGGCCTCGCGAACGGCAGAGGAGCTCGGCCGGGCCTTTCCCGGGGCAACTGTCATCTCTTCAGCGGGTGATCATGTAAAGGCCACAGTCAAGGCCGGCAAAGCGGTGGTGGTCGCGACGCCCGGGGCGGAGCCCGCGGTGGCCGGCGGATATGCCGCGGCCCTGCTGCTGGATGGCAACTCGCTGCTGAGCCGTGAGTCCCTGCGCGCTCCCGAAGATGCGCTGCGCCGCTGGTTCACGGCCGCGTCGCTGGTCCGTCCAGCAGCCGAGGGCGGGACAGTGGTGATCACGGCCGACAATGACTCGGTGGTCGGGCAACTGGTGCGTTGGGATCCAGCCGGGGCCGCTTCACGGGAGCTCGCGTTGCGGCGTGAACTGCAGCTGCCTCCCGCGCTCAGGATCGCCGCCATTACAGGTTCGACAGCCGGAATTGAGACGTTTATGTCCGGACTGGACCTCCCCGGCGATGTCCGTACGGTGGGCCCCACAGAACTGGAGAATTATGCGGCCGCGGCCGGACACCACCGCCTGCTGTTGTTCTTCAGCTACCAGCAGGGGAATACCGTGACCGGAGCCCTTCGGGCCAGAAAGGCGGCCGTCTCCGCCAAGCGGTTGGCGGAACCAGTCCAGGTCCGCTGTGACGGCCTGGATCTGCTCTAG